One segment of Variovorax paradoxus DNA contains the following:
- a CDS encoding amino acid ABC transporter substrate-binding protein: MKSSLPHLVIAATAALAFASLGANAAELTGRLKTIKERNTITVAYRESSIPFSYLGGNGQPIGYAQDICQKIVEDVKAAIGSPDLVVKRQAVTSQNRIPLIQNGTIDLECGTTVNNPERQALVSFSTTYFVVGTKFVSRKADRLATLQDLKGKTVVATTGSNTVMRLRGIDRREGLNLNLIQAKDFSDSMLTFTSGRADAFFEDDINLVGQISFSLNPADFTLSTDTLSRDPYAVMLPRGEPEFKAVADKTIARLFASGEIRALYDKWFQSPIPPRGVNLRFPMSDALVKVIAKPTDSPNPSDY; this comes from the coding sequence ATGAAATCCAGTCTTCCGCATCTCGTCATCGCTGCCACTGCCGCCCTCGCATTCGCCAGCCTGGGCGCGAACGCCGCCGAACTGACCGGCCGGCTCAAGACCATCAAGGAGCGCAACACCATCACCGTGGCATACCGCGAGTCCTCGATCCCTTTCTCCTACCTTGGCGGCAACGGACAGCCCATCGGCTATGCGCAGGACATCTGCCAGAAGATCGTCGAGGACGTGAAGGCCGCGATCGGCAGCCCGGACCTCGTGGTGAAGCGCCAGGCCGTGACCTCGCAGAACCGCATCCCGCTGATCCAGAACGGCACCATCGACCTCGAGTGCGGCACCACCGTCAACAACCCGGAACGGCAGGCACTGGTGAGCTTCAGCACCACTTACTTCGTGGTGGGCACCAAGTTCGTGTCGCGCAAGGCCGACAGGCTCGCCACGCTGCAGGACCTCAAGGGCAAGACCGTCGTGGCGACGACCGGGTCGAACACCGTCATGCGCCTGCGGGGCATCGACCGCAGGGAGGGCCTGAACCTCAACCTGATCCAGGCGAAGGATTTCTCGGACAGCATGCTGACCTTCACCTCGGGCCGGGCCGATGCGTTCTTCGAGGACGACATCAACCTGGTCGGGCAGATCTCGTTCTCGCTCAATCCGGCCGATTTCACCTTGAGCACCGACACCCTGAGCCGTGACCCCTATGCGGTCATGCTTCCGCGCGGCGAGCCCGAATTCAAGGCCGTGGCCGACAAGACCATCGCGCGGCTGTTCGCCAGCGGCGAGATCAGGGCGCTCTACGACAAGTGGTTCCAGTCGCCGATTCCGCCGCGCGGCGTCAACCTGCGCTTCCCGATGAGCGATGCGCTGGTCAAGGTGATCGCGAAGCCGACGGATTCGCCGAATCCGTCGGATTATTGA
- a CDS encoding aldolase: MAHSLAVDDTARHEIDPALFETPEVRQACVDLAACFRMAANLGMEEGICNHFSAVVPGLDDCFIVNPFGLAFNEIRASDLIICDFDGHVLKGDRPPEITAYFIHARVHRNLPRARVAFHTHMPYATSLAMLEGQPLQWAGQTALKFYGRTAVDDFNGLALDAMEGDRIAAAIGDADVVFMRNHGVMVVGTTIAEAWNDLYYLERACQVQVLAESTGRKLRPVPSVLAAATYAQMRSGGNESAIQHLASIKRRLLKTDPDYLL, from the coding sequence ATGGCGCATTCACTGGCGGTGGACGACACCGCACGGCATGAGATCGATCCCGCCCTTTTCGAGACGCCCGAAGTGCGGCAGGCCTGCGTCGATCTCGCCGCCTGCTTTCGCATGGCAGCGAATCTTGGCATGGAGGAAGGCATCTGCAATCACTTCTCGGCGGTGGTGCCGGGTCTGGACGACTGCTTCATCGTCAATCCCTTCGGATTGGCCTTCAACGAGATACGTGCCTCCGACCTCATCATCTGCGACTTCGATGGCCATGTGCTCAAGGGCGACCGGCCACCCGAGATCACCGCATATTTCATCCACGCGCGGGTGCACAGGAACCTGCCGCGCGCTCGCGTCGCGTTTCATACCCACATGCCGTACGCGACCAGCCTCGCGATGCTCGAAGGACAGCCGCTGCAATGGGCGGGGCAGACCGCGCTGAAGTTCTACGGGCGCACTGCGGTGGACGATTTCAACGGTCTCGCACTCGATGCGATGGAAGGCGACCGCATCGCGGCGGCCATCGGCGATGCCGATGTCGTCTTCATGCGCAACCACGGCGTGATGGTCGTCGGCACGACCATCGCCGAGGCCTGGAACGATCTGTACTACCTGGAGCGCGCCTGCCAGGTGCAGGTGCTTGCCGAGTCCACGGGTCGCAAGCTCCGCCCCGTGCCCTCGGTCCTGGCCGCGGCCACCTACGCGCAGATGCGCAGCGGCGGCAACGAAAGCGCGATCCAGCACCTGGCGAGCATCAAGCGACGCCTGCTCAAGACAGACCCCGATTACCTGCTCTGA
- a CDS encoding LysR family transcriptional regulator codes for MKLKHIEVFNAIMLSGSVSAAARILNVTQPAVTQTLKHAEQQLGYALFVRDKGGMKPTLEARQLHLRAQKIFEQVDELRRLAQSLRPDHLTPLRIAIVPSLSTTCLSRALALFKTRHPHSAVSIKILHSDEIARAVALRECDLGIAYGEIDAPPVVAEVVATGHLVWVERREADTKKRAGTADMPTAEIAARDFIGIDKDDLVGRVLLGLLSESAVFAGTRLSAQTYQSALLFTLDGFGPCVIDSFTAGFARDESLSIRSVSPRIPVTVSALSVAEGRRRADFDDLLQAFRTSLVQIDDVQDRETLGPAQPVHRVRDRLPRPAEPAALPRGSSG; via the coding sequence ATGAAACTCAAGCACATCGAGGTCTTCAACGCGATCATGCTGTCGGGCAGCGTGAGCGCCGCGGCGCGCATCCTCAACGTCACGCAGCCCGCGGTGACGCAGACGCTCAAACACGCCGAACAGCAGCTCGGCTATGCGCTGTTCGTACGCGACAAGGGCGGCATGAAGCCGACGCTCGAGGCGCGGCAGCTCCACCTGCGGGCGCAGAAGATCTTCGAGCAGGTCGACGAACTGCGGCGCCTCGCGCAGTCCTTGCGGCCCGACCACCTGACGCCGTTGCGCATCGCGATCGTGCCCTCGCTGTCCACCACCTGTCTGTCGCGCGCGCTGGCCTTGTTCAAGACCCGCCATCCGCACAGCGCGGTCTCGATCAAGATCCTTCATTCCGACGAAATCGCGCGCGCGGTGGCGCTGCGCGAATGCGACCTGGGCATCGCCTATGGCGAGATCGATGCGCCCCCGGTCGTCGCCGAGGTGGTGGCCACGGGCCACCTGGTGTGGGTCGAGCGCCGCGAGGCCGACACGAAGAAGCGCGCCGGCACCGCAGACATGCCGACCGCCGAGATCGCGGCGCGCGACTTCATCGGCATTGACAAGGACGACCTCGTGGGCAGGGTCCTGCTCGGACTGCTGTCGGAGAGCGCGGTGTTCGCCGGCACGCGGCTCTCGGCGCAGACATACCAGTCCGCGCTGCTGTTCACGCTCGACGGTTTCGGGCCCTGCGTGATCGATTCATTCACCGCCGGCTTCGCGCGCGATGAGTCGCTGTCGATCCGAAGCGTCTCGCCGCGCATACCGGTGACGGTGTCGGCGCTGTCGGTCGCCGAGGGCCGCAGGCGCGCCGATTTCGACGACCTGTTGCAGGCGTTCCGGACTTCGCTGGTGCAGATCGACGACGTGCAGGATCGCGAGACTTTGGGTCCCGCACAGCCGGTGCACCGCGTTCGCGATCGTCTGCCGAGGCCCGCAGAACCAGCTGCGCTGCCACGCGGCTCGTCAGGCTAG
- a CDS encoding nuclear transport factor 2 family protein, whose translation MPIDTLATWHQLVERQDASGLDALLDDDAVFHSPVVHKPQVGKAITQKYLAAAFQVFFNESFRYVREIKGERDAVLEFTLELDGIAINGVDMIKWNDAGRITEFKVMLRPLKAVNLIHQKMGAMLQAQAPA comes from the coding sequence ATGCCGATCGACACTCTCGCCACATGGCACCAGCTGGTCGAGCGCCAGGACGCTTCCGGGCTCGACGCCCTGCTCGACGACGACGCGGTCTTCCACTCGCCGGTGGTGCACAAGCCGCAGGTCGGCAAGGCCATCACGCAGAAGTACCTGGCCGCCGCGTTCCAGGTGTTCTTCAACGAGAGCTTCCGCTACGTGCGCGAGATCAAGGGCGAGCGCGACGCGGTGCTCGAGTTCACGCTCGAGCTCGACGGCATCGCCATCAACGGCGTGGACATGATCAAGTGGAACGACGCCGGCCGGATCACCGAGTTCAAGGTCATGCTGCGGCCGCTGAAGGCCGTGAACCTGATCCACCAGAAGATGGGTGCGATGCTCCAGGCGCAGGCGCCGGCCTGA
- a CDS encoding GntR family transcriptional regulator, which yields MPTISSSPRGAGLAAGIVAELKELIYKGEFKPGERLNEAALALRMGTSRGPIREAIKVLAGLGLVTAVPNRGVFVRQLSLREMLEIYELRALVFGFAADRACEHLTEERRRQMQALLDGMDAACEQEDGTLYYELNLQFHALILELSNNQRAHQAYDDYVKELHLVRRKYFNVPGNMRRSNLEHRAIYDAIVAGSRTRARSAAERHVQAGQVRLLANFDSSSPVGGG from the coding sequence ATGCCGACCATTTCCTCAAGCCCCCGCGGTGCAGGCCTTGCCGCGGGGATCGTCGCCGAGCTCAAGGAGCTGATCTACAAGGGCGAGTTCAAGCCGGGCGAGCGCCTCAACGAGGCAGCGCTCGCGCTGCGCATGGGCACCAGCCGCGGACCGATCCGCGAGGCCATCAAGGTGCTCGCGGGCCTGGGCCTCGTCACGGCGGTGCCCAACCGCGGCGTGTTCGTGCGGCAGCTGTCGCTGCGCGAGATGCTCGAGATCTACGAACTGCGCGCGCTGGTCTTCGGCTTTGCGGCCGACCGCGCCTGCGAGCACCTCACCGAGGAGCGCCGCAGGCAGATGCAGGCGCTGCTCGACGGCATGGACGCGGCCTGCGAGCAGGAGGACGGCACGCTCTACTACGAGCTCAACCTGCAGTTCCATGCGCTGATCCTCGAACTGTCGAACAACCAGCGCGCCCACCAGGCCTACGACGACTACGTGAAGGAGCTGCACCTCGTGCGGCGCAAGTACTTCAACGTGCCGGGCAACATGCGCCGCTCCAATCTGGAGCACCGCGCGATCTACGACGCCATCGTGGCAGGCAGCCGGACCCGTGCGCGCTCGGCCGCGGAGCGCCACGTGCAGGCAGGCCAGGTGCGGCTGCTGGCCAATTTCGATTCATCGTCGCCGGTCGGCGGCGGCTGA
- a CDS encoding Bug family tripartite tricarboxylate transporter substrate binding protein, translated as MISRRSLVRSVAAAAFGVAGCAAIAQPAPYPSKPVRLVIGFAPGGAADYVARAMSDAFGKALGQPVVVDNKPGNGSSIAADIVAHAAPDGYTLLIASPSSISVNPALNPKLSYTPRDLLPVTRITTSPLVLAVNASTGIHSVADLVAAAKKDPGKLNYSTSGNGSAPHLGAALFSQVTGTEMTHIPFRGGSLAIQSVLAGDTQLTFGTSPSVLPMVSGGRLRALAVSTRERSPLVPGLPGMREAGLPDYNLEFWYGMFVPAGTPPAIVRKVYDATIAAMQQPSVKASLARDGTEVSVSESPEQFGSFLAEDGRFWVKLVKSANVKVE; from the coding sequence ATGATTTCCAGAAGAAGCCTCGTCCGGTCCGTTGCCGCCGCAGCGTTCGGCGTTGCGGGCTGCGCGGCCATCGCGCAGCCCGCGCCCTACCCCAGCAAGCCGGTGCGCCTGGTGATCGGATTCGCGCCGGGCGGCGCTGCCGACTACGTGGCCCGCGCGATGAGCGACGCTTTCGGCAAGGCGCTCGGCCAGCCGGTGGTGGTCGACAACAAGCCGGGCAACGGCTCGAGCATCGCGGCAGACATCGTGGCGCATGCGGCGCCCGACGGCTACACGCTGCTGATCGCCAGCCCGAGCAGCATCTCGGTCAACCCGGCGTTGAACCCGAAGCTCAGCTACACGCCGCGCGACCTCCTTCCCGTGACCAGGATCACGACCTCGCCGCTGGTGCTCGCGGTGAATGCGTCCACGGGCATCCACTCGGTGGCCGACCTCGTCGCCGCCGCGAAGAAGGACCCCGGCAAGCTCAACTACTCCACCTCGGGCAACGGCTCCGCGCCGCACCTGGGCGCGGCGCTGTTCAGCCAGGTGACGGGCACGGAGATGACGCACATCCCGTTTCGCGGCGGCAGCCTGGCCATCCAGTCGGTGCTGGCCGGCGACACCCAGCTGACCTTCGGCACCTCGCCGTCGGTGCTGCCGATGGTCAGCGGCGGACGGCTGCGCGCGCTCGCGGTGAGCACGCGCGAGCGTTCGCCGCTGGTGCCCGGGCTGCCGGGCATGCGGGAAGCCGGCCTGCCCGACTACAACCTCGAGTTCTGGTACGGCATGTTCGTGCCGGCCGGCACACCGCCGGCCATCGTGCGCAAGGTCTACGACGCCACCATCGCCGCCATGCAGCAGCCGTCTGTCAAGGCTTCTCTGGCGCGCGATGGCACCGAGGTGTCGGTCTCCGAGTCTCCGGAGCAGTTCGGCAGCTTCCTCGCCGAGGACGGCAGGTTCTGGGTCAAGCTGGTGAAGAGCGCGAACGTGAAGGTGGAGTGA